The following proteins are encoded in a genomic region of Zea mays cultivar B73 chromosome 9, Zm-B73-REFERENCE-NAM-5.0, whole genome shotgun sequence:
- the LOC103639069 gene encoding uncharacterized protein: protein MAEMVGSVVVGEVVNRTFSFLISKHSRERLSTREGVERLEMAHIKMEAALELSSRWQHHATDADASLLRWRRKLRRAADECDAALHRWKLRELQEEDARERLARAPLPRRVAHAVLCFLSALLLLARARGGGGDDDACSHACAAVRRFERLASGAAEFLRCVEFGSAPRRCGGLFGGGPVAGRLASYERLQLGAPQQHRFLGVGPASPAEVWADSKPCRAYPNRRPSSGKKLLLV, encoded by the coding sequence ATGGCAGAGATGGTCGGGTCCGTCGTTGTCGGCGAGGTGGTCAACCGGACCTTCTCCTTCCTCATCAGCAAGCACAGCAGGGAGCGCCTGAGCACGCGGGAAGGCGTCGAGCGGCTGGAGATGGCGCACATCAAGATGGAGGCCGCGCTGGAGCTGTCCAGCCGCTGGCAGCACCACGCCACCGACGCCGACGCGTCCCTGCTCCGCTGGCGCCGGAAGCTGAGGCGCGCCGCGGACGAGTGCGACGCCGCGCTGCACCGGTGGAAGCTGCGGGAGCTGCAGGAGGAGGACGCCCGCGAGAGGCTGGCCCGGGCGCCGCTCCCGCGCCGCGTCGCGCACGCGGTCCTCTGCTTCctctcggcgctcctgctcctcgcccgcgcccgcggcggcggcggcgacgacgacgcgtGCTCCCACGCCTGTGCCGCCGTCCGGAGGTTCGAGAGGCTGGCCAGCGGCGCCGCCGAGTTCCTCAGGTGCGTGGAGTTCGGCAGCGCGCCGCGGAGGTGCGGCGGCCTGTTCGGTGGCGGCCCCGTCGCTGGGAGGCTCGCGAGCTACGAGAGGCTGCAGCTGGGAGCTCCTCAGCAGCACCGTTTCTTGGGCGTCGGGCCCGCAAGTCCGGCGGAGGTTTGGGCGGACAGCAAGCCCTGCCGTGCTTACCCCAATCGTAGGCCGTCGTCGGGGAAGAAACTGCTGCTGGTGTGA